From the genome of Pseudonocardia sp. EC080619-01:
TCCCGCCCGGCCGGGCGGTCAGCGTGCGGCGAGCAGTGCTCGTGCGTGCGCGGCCGCCCGGTCGAGCGCGTCGGGGGTGCCGTCGAGCCCGCGCTGGAAGGCCGCGCCCTCCAGCAGCAGGGCCAGCAGGTCGGCGAGCTCCGTGGCGTCGCCCGGGACGTCCTCGGCGAGCAGCCGCGCGATCTCGGCGCGCACCGCCGTCTTGTGCTCGGTGATGACGGCCCGGCCCGGGTGGCCCTCGTCGAGCTCCGCGGCCCCGCGCTGGAACGCGCAGCCCACGTCGCTGTCCAGGGCCGGGTGCTCGCGGTAGGCCTCGAACACGGCGAGCACCCGCGGGGCCGGTGCCGCCTCGATCCGGCGCTGCAGGTGCTCCCACCACGTGCGGTGCCGGTGCGCCAGGTAGGCCGCGACCAGCGTGGACTTCGAGCCGTAGCAGTCGTAGAGCGTCTTCTTGGTGACGCCTGCCGCCTCGGCGATCCCGGCGACGCCGACCGCGGTGATGCCCCGGCGGTAGAAGAGCTCGGACGCGGCGGCGAGCAGCCGGCGTCCGGCGTCGGTGGTGGGGGTGAGGGTGTCCGGCACGACGCCGACTATACCGACCGGTGGGTTGACATGACACGGGTCGCGCTGTTCTCCTTCGTGGGTATACCGATCGGTTTACCTGAGGAGGAGACATGAGGGCGGTCCTGCTGACCCGCCACGGCGGCCCGGACGCGCTGGAGTACCGCGACGACGTGCCGGACCCGGTGCCCGCACCGGGCGAGGTGCGGATCCGGGTGCGCGCGGCGGCGCTGAACAACACCGACGTCTGGACGCGCGAGGGCGCCTACGGCACCGGCGACGACCCCGGCGCGCGGACCGGGTGGCGGCGCTCGGCGTTCGCGTTCCCGCGCATCCAGGGTGCCGACGTCACCGGTGAGATCGACGCCGTCGGCGACGGGGTGCCCACGAGCCGGATCGGGGAGCGGGTGCTGGTCGACCCCATGATCTACGACGGCGGCGAGCGCGCCCTGGTCACGACCGACTACCTGGGCAGCGAGCGCGACGGCGGGTTCGCCGAGCTGGTCACCGTGCCGGCGGGGAACGCGCACCCGGTCGGCGGTGCGCTGTCGCCCGCCGAGCTCGCGGCGCTGCCGACGGCGGCGACGACCGCGATGCGGATGCTCGGCCGGGCCGGCCTGCGGGCCGGGGAGTCGGTGCTGGTCACCGGGGCCTCCGGCGGTGTCGGCGCGGCGCTGGTGCAGATCGCGAAGGACCGCGGCGCCCGCGTGGTCGCCGTCGCCGGTGCGGCCAAGCACGAGGCGGTCCGCGCGATGGGCGCCGACGTCGTGCTCGACCGCGACGCCGTCGCCGAGGCCGGTGAGGTGGACGTGGTCGCCGACGTCGTCGCCGGGCCGTCGTTCCCGGCGCTGCTCGGCGCGCTCGCCCCGCTCGGCCGCTACGTGGTCGCGGGCGCGATCGCCGGTCCGCTCGTCGAGGCGGATCTGCGGACCGTCTACCTGCGCCAGCTCACGCTGGTCGGGTCGTCGTTCGGCACCCACGACGACTTCGCCGAGGTCGTCGAGCTCGCCGGGCGCGGGGCCCTGCGGCTGCCGGTCGCCGCCCGGTTCCCGCTCGCCGACCTGGCCGCCGCCCAGGAGCGGTTCGCCGGCAAGGGCTTCGTGGGGAAGCTGGTGGTGGAGCCGTGACGCGGGTGCGGGCGCTGAGCTTCGACGTCGTCGGCACGCTGATCGACTTCGAGACCGGCATTCTCGACTGCGTACGGCGGCAGGGCGTGACCGCACCGGACGAGCAGGTCCTGGCGGAGTTCGCCGCCGCCGAGGACGTGCAGCAGCACCGCACACCGGAGATGCCGTTCACGCAGATGCTGGACCCGATCTCGGAGCGACTGGGGCTGCCCGACCCGGCGGCCCTGCGGGCGTCGTTGCCGGGGTGGCCGGCCTTCCCGGACGCCGCCGGGACGCTCGCCCGGCTCGGTCACCGGTTCCGGCTGGTCGCGCTGACCAACGCCGACCGGGCCGGGACCCTGGCGATGGCGCGGACGCTCGGCGACCCGTTCGACGACGTCGTGACCGTCTCCGACGTGGGCGTGAACAAGCCGGACCCGCAGATGTTCGCCTGGATGCTGGGCCGTCTCGATCTCGCCGGGATCTCCCGCGGCGAGCTGCTGCACGTCGCGCAGAGCCGCTACCACGACGTCGGCACCGCGCAGCGGCTCGGCATCAGGACGTGCTGGGTGGAACGGCGGCGCGGGCGGGCCGGTACCGGCGCCACGCCCGCGCCGCCCTCGGCGGTCGCGCCGGACCTGCACGTCGGCGACCTGACCGAGCTGGGGGAGCTCAGGGAGCTCAGCTGAAGGAGATGTGCACGTGGTCCATGTGGTTGGCGGTGTCGCCGCCCCGGTCCTCCTGCATCTCCCAGCCGCTGCCGGTGTCGATGCGCTGACGCCAGATCACGTAGGTGATGCCGAGCTCGTCGCGGTTGGCCAGCGCGTACTCGGCCAGCCGGTCGCCGGTGGC
Proteins encoded in this window:
- a CDS encoding TetR/AcrR family transcriptional regulator, with protein sequence MPDTLTPTTDAGRRLLAAASELFYRRGITAVGVAGIAEAAGVTKKTLYDCYGSKSTLVAAYLAHRHRTWWEHLQRRIEAAPAPRVLAVFEAYREHPALDSDVGCAFQRGAAELDEGHPGRAVITEHKTAVRAEIARLLAEDVPGDATELADLLALLLEGAAFQRGLDGTPDALDRAAAHARALLAAR
- a CDS encoding zinc-binding dehydrogenase; the protein is MRAVLLTRHGGPDALEYRDDVPDPVPAPGEVRIRVRAAALNNTDVWTREGAYGTGDDPGARTGWRRSAFAFPRIQGADVTGEIDAVGDGVPTSRIGERVLVDPMIYDGGERALVTTDYLGSERDGGFAELVTVPAGNAHPVGGALSPAELAALPTAATTAMRMLGRAGLRAGESVLVTGASGGVGAALVQIAKDRGARVVAVAGAAKHEAVRAMGADVVLDRDAVAEAGEVDVVADVVAGPSFPALLGALAPLGRYVVAGAIAGPLVEADLRTVYLRQLTLVGSSFGTHDDFAEVVELAGRGALRLPVAARFPLADLAAAQERFAGKGFVGKLVVEP
- a CDS encoding HAD family hydrolase, encoding MTRVRALSFDVVGTLIDFETGILDCVRRQGVTAPDEQVLAEFAAAEDVQQHRTPEMPFTQMLDPISERLGLPDPAALRASLPGWPAFPDAAGTLARLGHRFRLVALTNADRAGTLAMARTLGDPFDDVVTVSDVGVNKPDPQMFAWMLGRLDLAGISRGELLHVAQSRYHDVGTAQRLGIRTCWVERRRGRAGTGATPAPPSAVAPDLHVGDLTELGELRELS